In Nicotiana tabacum cultivar K326 chromosome 10, ASM71507v2, whole genome shotgun sequence, the DNA window AGACATCAAGCATCATTTTATTAGAGACCATGTTTTTAAGGGAAATATAGAACTATTTTGTTGGAACTATGAATCAATTAGCGGATATCTTTACTAAGGCATTACTAGAGGACATATTTTGCTTTTTAAGAGAATTACTTGGTATTGTTTGCATTAATCATTAATATTAGGACCCATGTGTTACTATTACTTTTTGTATGCCTATGttcaaactttattttttttttctgatgATTAGTTGCGCCTCCGAATTCcctctcttttcctctcttttcacATCAGTTGCAGAGTTCAAAGAAGGAAAACCAATCATCACGTCTATTCAACTGACACCCCTTCCTTTTTTGTACTCAACCGTCAGAAACCCCACCTTTAATACTTGAAAACCCTTTTCAGTCTCCATCGTCCCCATCGCCTAGAAACCCTCTCCGAAACTTTCTCTCACCAAAAGCTCTTCCATGGCCAAACACTCAAAAAATCCTTCTACTTCCACCAGGAAGAGTACTCGCTCCAGAGCAAAACCCCTATCTCAAACTCCAGAACAAGTAGACCTAGGGTCCGACCATTCAGAAGGTATTTCCTCCTCTCAGGCGAACCTCTCAAATCATTCTCATACTTTAGGAGAAAAAGCCCTGGGAAAAAGACCTATGGAAGAACCCCCTGAATCCTTTACTCCAAAGAAGTCGAAAATAGATCTCTTTAGTACTTTAGAGTCTGACCTAAATTTCTGGGATTCTTCAAATAGGGAGTTTTTCATTGCTGTGAAAGACAAGCCAATTGCTCATGAGAGGGTAGTCGACCTTGATGACGTGGAAGCCCTAAATTGTAAGGTAAAAGATATGTTTGTTCATTAGGGCTGGTCTAAATTCTTTTCTATTCCCCCTCCTAAAGTCTATGAACCCCTAGTGAAAAATGTTTTAAGCAAATTTTCGCTCCAGTAAGCCTGATAAGTTGGAATCCTTAGTGTTAGAAAATCGCATTGTTCTTAATTGTGCCATGTTTGATTCAATTTTCCAGTGTAAGTGTTCTAGTTTTTCCATGCTTTTCAAAAATTCCTGGCCTGATGATTTTGAAATCACTTTTGATCAAGAAAGACGGTGTATTGCTGAGTGTCCATCTGAATCTCTCCCAAACCAGTTAGGTCCAAGTGATGTTAGCTTTGAAACTCGTGTTCTAGCCCACATTGTTGTAACTACTCTGCTTCCTCGTACTGGCTCTTTCTCCATCTTCTCTCAAAGAGATACCTTTCTTGTCTATTGCCTTGTGACAAAACTCAATATCAAATTGTCCTCCTGggtcattatttttatgattgagAGTGCTGATGATCCCATCAGTCTGCCTTATGGCATGTCCATCACTCACATTCTAGAAGCTCATAATATTTTCATCTCTGAATATCCCTTCATCTCTGTTTCAAAATCTTACAATTCTAGAGCGTTTGCAAGTATGGGGTATATGTGTGTGAAGGGATCATGGGTTAAGAAACAAGTGAGGTCAAACATGCTCAACCTGATCTAATATCCAAACCCTATGTTTCCCATAATAGTCCTAGTGTTTCTAATCTTGCTGAGAAACTAGTTGCCATTGACAATCAGTTGTCCGCCATCAAAGATCTTCTTACTGCTACTCAGTCCACTGTTGGAGATATTTATGCAATCTCAAAAGAGACAGGGTATGATGTTTCAAAGATAAGAGTTGCAGTTCTTAGAGTTAGGGAAAACGCAGTCAAGACATTCAAGGAGGTACACGATAGGCTTGATGGAGTGACTATCTCATCCAATGCCAGCTTTGATCAACTAAAAGAGGCTATTTGCAACACTCTTACCTATTTCTTGTGTCGTTAATGTGGATGTTTAAGACAATATTTTTTGCGGTGCTGTTTTGGACTAGTTAACCCGTCGTTgagtaattttttttgtttgcttTTGTTTGTGTTGCTTAGACAATATGTTTTGTTTTACCATAACTATGCAAGCATATCGTGCTATAAATCGTGTTTTAGTATATAGTGTGTGGTTATATTATCCCCTCTTTGCTGATGCCAAAAAGGGAGAGAAAGGATATGTATATTCGTGCAGGTACATCCATTGCAGGGGAAGTTGATACTACAGGAGAAGGTGACTAAAAGAAGTCCCAATGACACCTATTGAGGGGGAGTCAAGGATCCTGCAGAAGCAGTCAACTAAAGGAAGTACTTATTGAAGGGGAGTCAACTGCACTCATTGAGGGGAGCAAAATACAGGGAAGTCAACTGAtgtttacatatattattttgtcatcaccaaaaagggggagattgttaggttttagttttaatgataaaaaataatatagttgCTTTTGGTATAGGGACTCAAGGAAAGCATCCAAGATCAAAGAAACCAAAAGGAAGGAATTAATCAACCAACTAAAGATCCGACAAGGAAATCAATCAGAGATTGATTGAAGCAGAAAGAAGCATCGAAGATCTTGCAAGATGATCAATCAAGCTGCTATTTTTGGAAGGACCAAAAATAAGGAGTAAACCCGGTGCTATCAAGACCTGTAGAAGGAAAGCTATTAAAGTCCTCTCAACAAGGAAGAGCAACGACATATAACCTTATTCTTGGGTTGTCAAATCTCTTCAACAACGACCTCCTACATAGTATTTATACACTTCCCTAAGCATTAGACAAACATACTTTTATCGAAACAAATACCCTCTCTTTGTTCTAATGCAAGCAAACATTGTAGCTCTATTAGATCTGCTGTGTAACAAGTtacagaaaaaagagagaaaaatactgGTGAGCATTGTATAAAAAAGAAACGACTGACATAGAAACTGAGCCATTGGTGTAAACCACACCATTCACATTGTGCTCGAGAAACTCATTCACTgaaagagaactcccttgcaactAAGAGGgctggactaggattcacattgaatccgaaccagtataaaattttCGGTGTCTTTAATTCCTACACTTTATTTCTGCACCTTAAATTCTGCTCTTACTATTATCTCGATATtacatctagtcgactaattAGAAAACTAGTCAACTTGTAGTGATTAAAATATACAAATATTCACACCCCTATTGTACTTTCACTCTTAGCCCGTTTTTATTTGCCTTAGCGATTGATGTGTTGATGTGGCATATGCAaaaggaggtgccatggtgttaTTTGCCAATGACATAATATTGATTGACGAAATGCGAAGCGGGGTTAATACAAGtatggaggtttggagacagaccttagagtctaaaggtttcaagttgagtaggacaaaTACATAATACTTGAAGTGCAAATTCAGTGACAGGACTCATAAAGCGGACATAGGGACGAATGTGGGTTAGTCCAGAACTCCCAATAtttagaagatgaaagtagtaaAAATGAGGATGTTAAGATGGATGAGTGAGTGTAccaggagagataagattaggaatgaagttattcagaACAAAATAGGAGTGACCTCCATGGAGGACAAGAGGCGAGGGTTGAGGTTGAGATGGTTGAGACACATTAAGAGGAAAATATTGATGTGactgttaggaggtgtgagaagTTGGACATGGTGGGTATGAGAAGAGAtcgaggtaggccaaagaagtactggggagaggtgattaggtatCACATGGTGCTGCTTCAGCTTACTGAgtacatgacccttgatagaatGGTGATGAGGTCGAGAATTGGGGTAGAAAGTTAGTAGGCAGTTGAAAGTTTCCTCTTTTCTTACTAGTAGTATTAATAGCACTCATGTACCTTCATATTCTTATATCTATACCATACCGGTTCCCCTTAGTTATCTTATTTCCCTATTATTACTGtttggttcttcttcttcttcttcttcttcttcttcttcttcttcttcttcttcttcttcttcttcttcttcttcttcttctcagtcGAGGATCTATTAGAAACATCCTCTCTACCTTcactaggtaggggtaaggtttgcgcaCACACTACCCTTCTCATACTCCACTTGTGAGAATATACtggatttgttattgttgttggttCTAAACACAacttttcccaaaataataatcACATATATCGCAAACAATACGAATAAATGGTAttataaaacaaaatatatagaagcattttttttttgtaattttatgtTTGATTACTTGAGAAATGTATAACACTTGACATAAATTGGTAGCTTCTAAAATTTAATAAGATCGAAATTTAAAACAAAGCGAagctttcaaaaatttattattGCTTCTGATTAGCTaatcttaaatttaattttttctcCATGACTAAATTCAATATCTTACTTTACTAATTTTGAATCAGCCAATATAGAAGATGTAATAGAGGCATGTAGCCAAATGGTCACTGCTTCGAGCAAATACAATTGGATGATCCGGCTATACTTTATACCTACATGGAACAAAACCAAGTTGATGATCGACTTGCAAAATCTGGTAGCCAAATGGAGAGCAACACAGGAATCATTGTATATACACAACCACCATGTTTTTTTACAACAACACTGGAAGATGATCGCATAGGCAAACTTTTTGTCAGAAGAGTTGCTCTACCAACTCTTCCACCTTTAGGTCGTTTGCAACATCTTGTACACCTTTTATGTAATATTACTAATATAGGCCCTACTAGAAGTAGTTTTTCCCCAGATGCACCTTTTTGTTACGACTCATCGTGAGGTCGCCTCCTTAGGACAATGAATAGGTTGACTACACCTACttgtactactactactactttgtTTTAATAAAATGTTATCCTTTGCACCAAAAGAAAAAATAGTTTGAAGTGGGTGTTTTATTTTATACACTAGCATATTGCTGACTGCTACATTATTTAGTTGTATTTACTGTTCAACATAAGGATAGTTTTTTATTCTCATTACCAAAATTAATTGAGTATTGTTGTCTATCGTTTCTATTCTTTGGCATCTCGAGATAACTCCATGCTagaatttcaattaataaaatcgagatataaagtaattaagtaattgaatatgtattaaataaaaaatatatattgtatTAGCAAAGGTGGCTCAATAAAAATCATAGTCTACAACCAAATTTTAATAAGGggcttaaattttattttattttgtctatAGTATAGTTATCTTGTAAAATATAGTATTAATATTACATTGGTTCCTTTTtttccttcctttctttctttctttctttatttatttctttctttctttctttttgtctatAGTGTAGTTAtcttataaaatataatattaatattcacATTGGTAAGAAATTCAAGTTAATAAGATGTTAGCCACGTATTTACAATTCGTTACCTTGGATCTTATTATAAAAAACCATTATTTATCAATATGAAAATTTGAGTATCTTAATTTAAAGttctaaaatatatatttctattattaaaaaaaatagatagtCTTTCTCAATTCATCATGAAATTAGTGTAAACAGAGGTTCAGTGTTCCAATATCATTGTCATCCTCAAAAAtcaaaaagtatttatttattgaaactcaataaaattaaataattgaaagtatTGTTTTTTAGCTTGCACTTAAAGTAAAAAGATTCAGTAATTTGAGGATGTTATACACGCTATCAGTATAATTTAACATGTAATATATAATAGGTTAGTTATTGTTTTTATCAGGTTATCGATTATGATatttactctatatatatatatattaccttaaAAATGGTATAATTGGATAAAAAACTCTGCAGTGCACAAAACTTATATTCGAACTTTAAATGCATTCTTTTAGCTTGAACTTTATATGGTCACAAACAACTTCGAACCAAACTTTTTTTCCCTTCAATTTATTAACCAACACGACATTACATTCTACGTACCCATAGATCTCCTAAACGTTAGCAGCATAACATGAAATCAAAACGCAAGTACAATAGCTTTAACGCCACTGCTAATTAACTGGTTTACTAATTTTCCATCAAGAATCATGGCCATCCGCCGCCAAATCCTCCACCAGTTGATCCACCACCAAGGCCGGTGCCTACTCCTCCGCTAAGGCCGCCGCCACTGCCGCCGGCCCCACCCATGCCGCCAGCACCAACACCTGCTCTAATACCAGCACCAATCCCAACCCCAACACCACCTTCAACTCCGGCACCAATGGGCCCCACCCCAATACCTAACCTCCCTCCTATTCCAGCTCCAGCTCCCCCACTAATGGATCCTCCTATACCAAGCCCAGTGCCACCTGTTATATAAACAGAATATTAGTAAGTAAAAACAAAAGCTCAATTCGAAGCGTGAAAATAACTTTTCTTTAGATATATATTTCCATGTAATGTTCGAGAAAAATACAGACAAGTTCCTTCAAGATGCAACAAAATATATTGCCACAAACCACTTTTTCTATTTAGAAACTGAAGTGCATTTATATATAAagcctttaaactttttatttttatttttgaaaagccTTCGAATTGCTTAAACACCACCTGTAGTTCCATTATCTGCAGCAAATCCTCCAATATTACCAGTGTCATCTATCCCGCCTTGATAATCAGACGTAGTCACATTTGCCGCAACAAGAGAAACATTTTCGTTTGACAATTTCCTGGCACCAACAAAAGCTCCTAGTAAGAGGACAGATACAAGTGGTAGAAATTTAATGAACATTTTCACGAGCAAGAGGTTTAAAATTCAAAAGGGATAATATTAATTATACGAGAGTTTTGTGACAAGTGAAGGATTGTAAAAGGGATTTTATAGGAAGTTTGGGCCCGAAGAAAATCCAAACACCAACCGTTTTCTGTATAATTATTACCATTCATTGTAAATAAGTGCATGAATTTTATGTGGACATCTGGAAACCATGCACGTAGAAATACAGTGTTATGATTACAACTTAAAGAACTCTGCAACTGTATTACATGAAAAAGAGAATAGGCTCCTCATAAACATGATGAACACTACTTAATTCGGACAGGATAAGGATTTTGACACATCAGCCAATAGTACAGACAAAAGGTTTTGGATGATTTTCGTATGCTAATAACCTACAGCTAGAATCCCAAATTTCTTTATGATCAAATCCATTGACGGTACAGAAtatatttacataattttgtCATTTAAAAGATAATAAATTGTATATTACAATAATTACATTAATTGTTAACTTCAAATAAATTGTATGTATACACTAATAGTATAAAAAATCATTATATTTCAGATAATGTATTATATATACACAttgaaaattataaatatattCTGCTACTATTagtgtaatataatttataacctCTTAAACCAAGTGCGTCCACTGTCTAATCCAAGTTCCGACGAAATACTggcaatgaatttcttgaattctATAAGTAGCTGAAAATCATATAACAATTCAGAAGTCACTAAACCAAACAGACATTCAGTCTCTTAAACGAATGAATTGGGATATGAAAACTAGGATACAGGAGTAACATTTACGCCATTCATGTTTCTCGTTGTCAATGCGTTGAGTTCAATTTTTACTGGGCTGGGGCCTCGGGTCATGAAAACTAGGAAATGCAAGATTTAGTTGAGATTAAACGTATTCTTTGTCGAAAAGGAATTTTATGTATACGAAAATTAAAACTTATTTACCCAGTTTATTTAAGTTTTTATTTACGGAAAGTAACTGAAATTccttttacaaaatatatacaattcgGTCAaagtctacaatttatctataatgttaaatataattttttttttgcacaAAATTCGGTCAAAAACTACAATTtacatataatttttatacaattatgttAACTGTATATTTTGTGTATGGCGTTTCTACACCcgatatattaaatatatatacaatttttGTATGTCTTCTTTGAGTTTCAATATGAAACTCTAACCTAAACCACCTTGAATATTCACGAAAATCTCTCAAAATTGATATATATTTTTGTTCATTTGCAACAATAtaccaatccaaacaaataacaatttcacaaaaatagatttttgaattcaaagtttcaaaaccGTCAACGTTTAAATATATGTACTTTTTTCACTGTTTCAAAATACCTAACCCAACAGATTCGCCTAATAACTGCCACCTTATTGTTCAAGAATTTTTTAAGCTTCGCACAAAGATATGAAATTGGCATTTCTTTAACTGGAGAAGCAAAAATGAAAACTTTTCTCGGAATTTAGTTTCTTCTTGGACCCCAATGTTTAAGTTAGACTCCCTCCTTTATCATCCAAACAACGACTACTATTGGATTAACTTGAAAAATCTACTGAATCAATTGTACAAAGATTCGATTTGGAGAAGATATCTGAGGAATGTAAGCAAGAATTAATTGGGGAAcacttaattaatattaaaaatgtatacaattGGTAATTTATCTATAAatttgtaattaagttaaaacctcAATAATGAGGGTAAATAAGTTTGAAAATTAGTATAGATAAGTAAAAATTCTAAAGGAAAATATGAGATAGTGAGGTTTAAAATAAATTACTCTCCCTTAATTTGTACTcctatttctttttgtttcctcTTTCTTAAACAATATTACTATTTGGATTTTTAAACAAAAGTAACTATAAAAATTGTGATTACACTTTATGCAATTTTAACATAAGTGGAGTAATTTATTTCAAAAGATaaaaaattgatgtttaaatTTACATTAAAAATTTGATAgattcttccttctttcttttatattttcgtgtgcattaaatctctcattttgatttttttttttcattgagCAAATTGTTCAACGCCAAGAAATGTGAATTACAGGAAGGAAACAACGATCAATTAAAACAAAAAAGTTCATGAATTGTCAACATAACCATGCCTTTATACTTCAATCTTCACTTTCTACATTAATCAGATGGGACAGTGTCTAGCTTCAAATGGTGAATATTCTCACATAATAAGCATAAAACATAAAATTAAAGCCTCGGCCAACTTcaaattgttattttttttttgttttgttttctgacTTCCAATTATTCTTCAATATGGCAAATTTATTGGATCAGATACCACCTCCACCGAAACCTTCTCCTATTCCAAACCCATAACCGCCGCCACCACCACCACCGCCGCCTCCTCCGCCACCGCCGCTACCATCTAAACCTGAACCCTGACCGCTACCGAAGCCAAAtccaaatcctgaaccaaatcCGCTACTAAAACCTCCACCTCCTCCACCGCCACCACCGCTTCCTCCTCCACCAGATCCTCCTATAATTTGAGCACCTAGTCCGAAGCCATCTGCTGCAGGGATCTTGTAGTCAAAGATTGTAGCTACTGCATCTCCCAGGAGCTTCCTTGCTGAGGTGTCACGTACAAATACTCCCACAACAATGAGAATAATGAATGCCTTTGAATGTAGTGTCACTGCACGCAAATAACATCCATCATAAGTTTTTGTTTTCGaagcttttaaaaataatgagattagtaacatgtaaaataatataaattatgtGCTACAATATGAAAATTGCTCCGTCATATTCATTATTACTTTTTCTagctatatatataaattatacataattatacacatataatatataaactatgcatatattatacctctaccagttatttttaatttaagcagTTGGGTGAacgactatttgggttaattatTCTTTTCTATAGGTGTACAAATACACATGACACTTTTGTGTTCTAAGATAATATGCCAAATAGGACACCGTCATCGCAAATTTAACTATTCACCAGTAGTATACAGTACCAATCTGAAACACAAGAGTAAAAacaaactattttaaaaaatcaaTTTTAGAGAAATATGAGGAACTCATGTTATATGgtttagaaaacaaaaaataaagagaaatacaATAAATCAAATACTACAATTTCAATATAGACATAAGCGTCATTAATTAATATATGAAAAAAAGGGTTTAGGAATTCCTTACTTTTCATTCTTCGTGTCTGTAATTCTTCTGTGGAAGAGATAGTTGGTTATGCAAGATAGAATTATACACATCGCCAGTAGTTTAAATACTAGCTAGAGATAGCTTAAGATATGTCATAAGTTAAATTCTCGCTAATTAATGCGAGAACAAAAAACTGAAAATCTTAAACAAAGGTTATGACTCGCTTTTGTAACAGTAATATTTAATTAATGGGTGAAAATTATGCACCCATGAGCCCTGCTTAATATTTAAACTTCCTAAAATTTGAATAACGTACATTCTTTTTCCTCTTGACTAATTAAATATCTAACAGTTGACCAAACCTACAACTCTATAATGACTAAATTTGCCTTTTAATATTTCTTTACGCATTTTACGTTAATACTTGATGTAAACTCTGAGACGAACATAATTGCTAGAATTCTAGAATAATCTatattgtatttttataatataaaaatacacATCAAGAATAATGgcttgaacaataatttcttaattcggttttaaaaatatttatctaCTACATGCAAATGATGACCTGAATTTCAAAATTACTTTTCGGTTCACTTAGCATATTAGTATAACATAGAGTATTCGTTATAATTGTTCTGAATTTTCCTATCCTTTTAACTTAATCTAGAACAACTAGAATAATAAAGCTAACTACATAAAATCTAACTTTTAACGTTTTAACACATGTAGACACTGAAGATGTCGAGGAAATTGGCAATTTATTTTAAGTACACTTCCAAATTACAATTGATATTGTCAATTTTAAGTTTCTGACTTCACCAAGCTTGACGTACAGTCAGACCTCTGTATAACAACATTCCTATATAATAATTATttactataaaagtcaagttcTTTCGAAATCGATTTTAacgttatgttataatatatgttttttATAACAATACTTCACTATAGTAACCAAAAAATATCAGAACAAACAAGGAGCCAAGTTTTTTCGAAACcgatatatgttctctataataaCATTTTACTATAGcagccaaaaaatatcaaaacaaacgaggctgttatagagagaTTTGACTGTACATACTCTTAATCGTAATTAAGCTAAAAACATAATAAAGTGACCAGGTAAGCTAATCATGTATATAATTTCATGTAAATATAACCAATTAGCCATTTCCAGAGCCGACGCACACGCTTGGCAAGTAAGCTAGGCATATGCCTTAGGCCCCCAATTTTCAAGGGGCCCTAGTTTTAAAAGGAATAGGTTATATGTTAATTTTTTCTTAGAAAAATTTAAGCTTATATTAGAGGTTTGCCGTTATGAAGTTATTTGACTGTTGATGGATGAAAAAGTCCTCTTAGGTAAAGTAAACACATCTTTATAATTTTCTTATACTTGATGTaacttttattttgcattttttacaTTCTA includes these proteins:
- the LOC107779448 gene encoding uncharacterized protein LOC107779448 — translated: MFIKFLPLVSVLLLGAFVGARKLSNENVSLVAANVTTSDYQGGIDDTGNIGGFAADNGTTGGTGLGIGGSISGGAGAGIGGRLGIGVGPIGAGVEGGVGVGIGAGIRAGVGAGGMGGAGGSGGGLSGGVGTGLGGGSTGGGFGGGWP
- the LOC107779450 gene encoding uncharacterized protein LOC107779450, whose product is MKMTLHSKAFIILIVVGVFVRDTSARKLLGDAVATIFDYKIPAADGFGLGAQIIGGSGGGGSGGGGGGGGGFSSGFGSGFGFGFGSGQGSGLDGSGGGGGGGGGGGGGGYGFGIGEGFGGGGI